The Drosophila mauritiana strain mau12 chromosome 2R, ASM438214v1, whole genome shotgun sequence genome has a segment encoding these proteins:
- the LOC117137821 gene encoding calcineurin subunit B type 2 produces MGNETSLPMEMCSNFDADEIRRLGKRFRKLDLDNSGALSVDEFMSLPELQQNPLVQRVIDIFDADGNGEVDFKEFIQGVSQFSVKGDKLSKLRFAFRIYDMDNDGYISNGELFQVLKMMVGNNLKDTQLQQIVDKTIGFADKDEDGKISFDEFCSVVGNTDIHKKMVVDV; encoded by the exons ATG GGAAATGAAACATCACTGCCCATGGAAATGTGTTCCAATT TTGACGCCGACGAGATCCGGCGGCTGGGCAAACGTTTCCGGAAACTGGACCTGGACAACTCGGGCGCGCTGAGCGTGGACGAGTTCATGTCGCTGCCGGAGCTGCAACAGAATCCGCTGGTGCAGCGCGTCATCGACATTTTCGACGCGGACGGCAACGGCGAGGTGGACTTCAAGGAGTTCATCCAGGGCGTGTCGCAGTTCAGCGTCAAGGGCGACAAGCTGTCCAAGCTGCGCTTCGCCTTCCGCATCTACGACATGGACAACGATGGCTACATTTCCAATGGCGAACTGTTTCAG GTTTTAAAGATGATGGTGGGAAACAATCTGAAGGACACGCAACTGCAGCAGATTGTGGACAAGACGATCGGCTTCGCGGATAAGGATGAGGATGGCAAGATCTCGTTCGACGAGTTCTGCTCTGTGGTCGGCAACACGGACATTCACAAGAAGATGGTAGTCGATGTCTAA
- the LOC117137819 gene encoding kynurenine 3-monooxygenase, whose protein sequence is MRPGIISQEVNGRQEPTEAARDERHGRRRRVAVVGAGLVGSLAALNFARMGNDVDLYEYREDIRQALVVQGRSINLALSQRGRKALAAVGLEQEVLATAIPMRGRMLHDVRGNSSVVLYDPINKQCLYSVGRRQLNEVLLNACDKLPNIRCHFEHKLTSANLREGSMEFRNPAKEAVAAHADLIVGCDGAFSSVRQHLVRLPGFNYSQEYIGTGYLELCIPSKSGDFQMPANYLHIWPRNTFMMIALPNQDKSFTVTLSMPFEVFASIQNQNDLLAFFKLHFRDALPLIGEQQLIKDFFKTRPQFLVSIKCRPYHYADKALILGDAAHAMVPYYGQGMNAGMEDVTLLTEVLAKQLPLDETLALFTESRWQDAFAICDLAMYNYVEMRDLTKRWTFRLRKWLDTLLFRLFPGWIPLYNSVSFSSMPYRQCIANRKGQDQLLKRISGATILTAIVAGGAIYAQRFL, encoded by the exons ATGAGACCAGGAATCATCAGCCAGGAGGTGAACGGCCGCCAGGAGCCAACAGAAGCTGCGAGGGACGAGAGACATGGACGACGGCGCAGGGTGGCGGTTGTCGGAGCAGGACTT GTGGGTTCTCTGGCAGCCTTGAACTTTGCACGCATGGGCAACGACGTGGATTTGTACGAGTACCGGGAGGATATCCGCCAGGCTCTAGTGGTCCAGGGCAGGAGTATTAACCTGGCTCTTTCGCAGCGTGGCCGTAAGGCGCTGGCCGCCGTGGGTCTGGAGCAAGAAGTGCTGGCCACCGCCATACCCATGCGGGGTAGAATGCTCCACGATGTGCGAGGAAACTCCAGTGTGGTGCTATACGATCCCATAAACAAGCAATGCCTGTACTCCGTGGGACGCCGACAGCTGAACGAAGTCCTCTTGAATGCCTGCGATAAGCTGCCCAATATCCGCTGCCACTTCGAGCACAAGCTGACAAGTGCCAATCTGAGAGAGGGATCCATGGAGTTCCGCAATCCCGCCAAGGAAGCCGTAGCTGCCCATGCTGATCTTATAGTCGGCTGTGATGGGGCCTTCAGTAGTGTGCGCCAGCACTTGGTCCGCTTGCCGGGCTTCAACTACTCCCAGGAGTACATAGGAACGGGCTATCTGGAGCTCTGCATACCCTCGAAATCGGGGGACTTCCAGATGCCTGCCAACTACCTGCACATATGGCCGCGTAACACCTTCATGATGATTGCCCTGCCGAATCAGGATAAGTCTTTCACGGTCACCCTGTCCATGCCCTTTGAGGTCTTCGCCAGCATTCAGAATCAAAACGATCTCCTGGCATTCTTTAAGCTGCATTTCCGGGACGCACTGCCGCTGATTGGAGAGCAACAGCTCATAAAGGACTTCTTCAAGACCAGGCCACAGTTCCTGGTGTCCATCAAGTGCAGGCCGTATCACTATGCGGATAAGGCCCTGATCCTGGGCGATGCCGCGCATGCGATGGTTCCGTACTACGGCCAGGGTATGAATGCGGGAATGGAGGATGTCACGCTACTCACCGAAGTTTTGGCTAAGCAGCTGCCACTGGACGAGACGTTGGCCCTGTTCACCGAATCCCGCTGGCAGGACGCCTTTGCCATTTGCGATCTGGCCATGTACAATTATGTGGAG ATGCGAGACCTGACCAAACGTTGGACCTTCCGGCTCCGGAAATGGCTGGACACACTGCTCTTCCGTCTGTTTCCTGGTTGGATTCCTCTCTATAACAGCGTCTCCTTTTCCAGTATGCCCTATCGACAGTGCATTGCCAACCGGAAGGGGCAGGATCAGCTGCTGAAACGCATTTCCGGCGCCACTATTTTGACCGCTATTGTGGCTGGAGGAGCTATATATGCacagcgatttttataa